From the genome of Mycoplasmopsis bovis PG45:
TAAGGTTCACACAGACATTCTTAAGTCAATTGGTGTTGACGTTAAATTTGAATAACATTTATTAGTTCAAATAATTAATGAGTATTTAAGTATCCCCCTCCATCTTTTTCCAATTAATGTATTTCTTTCTTTCTTTGTGATGGGGGGGGTACTTTATTTACCCTTTACCTTTTCTTTATCACTTTAAGTATTTAAGTCTTAAAAAATAAGGATAATTGTTCTTTTATGTATTACCTTTATAAAAAATAATTTTAGAACTCTTGACAGATAGTGGAGGGCTCAAAAATGGACAATTTTATAAAAGTAATTACAACGCAGGGAATGTGAGGGGCTGTTATTTCTACCATTGTCTTTGTTGCAATTGGTTTTGCCGCTACTAGGGCAAAAATAGTAACAAAAGAGATGAATGGTAGATTATCTAAAATGGTTCTTAACTTCTTTCTACCATTTATGGTGTTTACTGCGTTTATGCAAGGAGCTAGCAAAGAAGATGCTGCTGCTGTAGGCATTGTGCTAGGTTCAAGCTTAGTTTTCTATATTCTATTTACTTTACTTTCGTATTTATTAGTTAAATTAGCTCCAAAATTCGTTTCATCACGAATTAACAGAAAAGCAGAAGAAGTTTATGCATGAAATAATGCAAATGCAACAGATGATTCTAAAAATAACTTAGCAGATATAAAAGCTGAATTGATTGATGACTATATGATGAAGCTTATGACGAGTCAATTTATGCTTATCTATGGATCATTGCAATTTTTTGCGCTTCCATTAGTACATTCATTATCGGACGGTGTTATTTTTCCAGTGTTCACAAAGGCTCTTTTACAAGTGTGGTGTGTACCATATCTTATTGGTGCTTTTGGCCATGTTCCTATGTTCTTCTCAGAGCAAAAAAATACTAAGAAAACTGTAGGAAAAGCATTTAAGATATTGGCTTTGAATCCAATTATAATTGCTTTATTTATATCACTCTTGCTTTGAGCATTACAATTTATACCTGGATTAGATACTAAATTTGTTGGCGTTTATAAAGTGTCAACAGACGGGACAGGGATGACATTTTGAGGTGCATTCCCAACCGCTTTACCTGCATTATACAAAACTATGCAAATAGGCACCGGTTTAGTTTCTCCAATTTCATGGTTAGTTATTGGTGGCTCACTTGCCACTGGAAGCATCAGAAAAGCTATTAAGGACAAAGATGTTTTAATTACATCTGCACGTAGAATGATCACAGTTCCATTAGTTGTTCTTTTAGTAAGCTATGGTGTTTTTGCTGGCTTTGTTTATGGAAAAGCTCTTACACCTGAAGTGGCTGCTGGTATCGGTACATTAATTGTGCTTCTTGCTGCAACCCCACCAGCTGGTGTTATATTAATATACTCGGCAGCTAATGACAATAAATACACTGTATATATTGCACAAGTATCATCATTAACAACATTACTAGCACTTATTTTCTTGCCATTATGATTGATTATTTCATACTCAACATTTGGACCAGTATTAAGCTCTATTGTTGCTTAATTTGATATCATAAGTAAAGCAATACATTTTTAAGGAATAACTTATATTTGTAAGTTATTTCTTTTTATTATGGAACCAAAAGCAAAATAAATAATATAAAATGTTAATTACTATGAATAAGCTAGATCTAAAAGAAAAATTAGAAAATAAACTTAGAGAGATTGCTTCTGATTTAGGCATTCAAAGAAATGTTTTTTTAACAGAATCAAAAAAACATGGTGATCTTAGTACTAATATGGCTTTAGGCAATTCAAATTTAAACCCAATGGAATTAGCTAGAAAAATCATTAGTATGATTGACGCTGGTGAGTTTGGAATTAAGAATATGACAGTTGCTAATCCAGGATTTATAAACTTTAGCATTGGTGATGATTATTTAGTCTCGGGGGTAAATCAGATTTTACACTTAGGCTCAAATTATGGAAAAGGGAATAAGTTAGGCAAAGTAAATGTTGAATTTATTTCTGCCAATCCTACAGGTTTTTTACATGTAGGTCACGCACGGAATGCGGCCGTTGGAAGTACGATTGCAAATATTTTAGAATTTGCAGGCTATAGCGTCAATAGGGAGTATTACATAAATGATGCTGGCAATCAAATAAATGTATTAGCCAATAGTTTATGAGCTAGATATAAACAAATTTTTTATCCAGACTTTCAAATGCCTGAAGAATCATATAAAGGTGAAGATATTATTTGAGGTGCTCAAAAGTTTTATGAAAAGTATAAAGATAAGTATAAAGATTGTGAACTAGATACAGAATTAATTAAGTTAGTTAAAGAAGAAGCAATTAGTATTTTTATGGCTAAAATACAGGAGGATTTGGCAAATTTTGGTGTTAAATTTGATACATATTTTAGTGAAAAATCACTATATGAAAATGATGGCGCGAAAATAAAAGAAACAATTAAAAATTTAAAGAATGCATATGAAAGTGATGGCGCTTTGTGACTAAAAACAACAATTCACGGCGATGATAAAGATAGAGTTTTAGTTAAAAGTGATGGCTCATATACATACTTTTTGCCTGATATAGTTTATCATCAAGACAAGTATAGAAGAATGGGCAAAGATGCAACTATTATTAATGTCTGAGGCGCTGATCACTCTGGATATGTTAAAAGAATGCAGTGCGCAGTTAGGGATTTAGGTCTTAATGATAATAATTTAGTTGTCTTATGTATGCAGTTAGTCAGACTAATAAAAAATGGCGAAGAGTTTAAAATGTCAAAAAGAAAAGGTACAAGCTTCTTTTTGAGTGAATTTGTTAAGATGGTTGGCAAAGATTCAGCAAGATTTTTACTTTTAGATAGAACTCTTAATTCAAAATTAGATTTTGATATTGATTTAGCTACTAGTCAAAGTAATGATAATCCAGCAATATTGGTTCAATATGCTAATGCAAGATGTCACTCCTTAATTAAAAAAGCTAGTGTAGATACAAGTAATTTAAGCGCTATATCATATGATAAGCAAAGTGATAACAATCTAATTACAAAGTTATTAGAATTTCCATTAGTAATTGAGAAATCAGCTGATAAATATGCAACGCATTTATTAACGCAATATTTAGTTAAATTAGCGAAAGAATTTAATTCATGATATACAAACAGCCCAAAGCTTATTGGTAGCGATAATGAACAAAGCCAAATTGCTTTAGTTAAAGCTGTAAGTATTACAATAGAAAATGGACTAAAACTTTTAGAAGTTTCGGCACCAACATCAATGTAAAAGTCATAATAAAAAAAGTAAGCAAACTTATTCAAATGAATAGTGCTTACTTTTTTTGTGCTTTTAAATTTGCCTTTTGCTTTTGTTTGCTACTCTTTTAGTCATTGAAATATTAGAGAAAGTCATAGCAAAAGGAAAAAGCAAACAAGGAATAGAAACGATTAATGTCGGCACCACAGTTCCTCACGAAAAGTATGTCAATACTAATGTTGCAGCTCCAAATAAAAATGGAACAATTGAGTGAATAATTATGTATTTGAAAGGGATTTTTACAGACTCTTTGGGAGTAACTATGAATTTTATTTTTTTATTAAGCAGTCCATTAAATACGGAAAGAACAAATGATGTATTCATTGCGGTATAAACTATTGTTGTCAATATAAACACAGGCAAAGCTAAAAGAATATTTTTGCTCTTGGCAAGATTAATTGCACTAAGTAATAATGAGCCAAGCAGGAAGACCATTCAAATGATTGCAAAGGTTAATTCTTTAGTGCTTACTGTAAAGCCTAGAAAGCCAATAATTAAAAAGTTTATTAAGAAAAGTAAGGCAAAAACAGGAATTAGTGGCAATGAATAGTGATTTAGTATTAGATCTATTCTTTCAAATCATCTATATTTCGATTTTCTATTTTTCTTCGCATATTTTTTTATATACTGCACATTACCTGCAGTTCAGCGACATTGCCTTTTCTTTAAGGCTATATAATCATTTGGAAAGTCTTCATAGCAGACAATATTAGGAGCATAAACTATATCATAACCTATTGATTTAATTTCAGCACTCATTGATGTATCTTCAACCAAAATCTGAGGAAAGCCATTAGTTTCACGATATACATCTTTTCTAATTATCATACCATGACCTAACAAAGAATTTTCGCCATAAAGCTGTCTCATGTAATGATGATCTAACGACTGCGTATTAGCTGAAATAGACATTAGGTATTGGAAAAGATTTTTGCCTTTTTTATTTAAATGGTAAGCCTGCAATGCACCAATTTTTTCATCAAACTGGAAATACTTAAGCGACTGTGATATAAAGTCTGCCGGAATAACTTCATCGCTATCTAAAACAACAAAATAGTCAAAGTCATCATTGTGTTTTAAAAAATTATTCAAGTTGCCAGCCTTAAAACCTTCTTTGTTCTCTCTTCTTACAACTTTAAGATTGTGTTTATTAGCAAATTCGTTTACCTTTTCAATATATTTGTTACTCTTACTATCATCCAAAATGACTGTTTCATAGTTATTCCAGTGTTGCATCATTGATTTTGATAACGATTCTTCATGAAAATCATCACAAGTACAATAGAGAAGCACAACCTTTTTATTCTTAAATTCATCAGTTAATTCAGAATTAATTATTGGTTCAAATTTTTGAGCTAACTTTTTCCGTCCAAACAAGAACACTAATGAGAAAACCATATTTTTTGTTGACTTTAATCAAAAGAAACAAAATATTAACGCATTTACCGATAGCATGATAACAATTATAATTTTGACTGCCAATGGATAAGTATTTTCTGCACTAAACAGGTTAATGAATTTAAAAATTAATGGCACTATTATTGCAGATGATAGTATTAGTCAAATGATTAATACAAATATAAAAACGCTTTGTTTCTTTTTCATTAAAAAAGTTTTAGTGTAATGCTATATTTCTAACAATTCCGCAAGGTCTTGAACATATTTCAACACCTTGCGTTTTTTTCATTCTGTATTATTTATTACTTCAACTTTGTAACTTCTCAAATATTCTATAATCTGTCTGAATGAGTAGTTTTGATGAAGATTTAGTCTTATAAAATTGTTCTTAACTTTTGTCGCAATTATTAGTGACAAGTAGTTTATAAACTCTGTTGTGTAAACTTTCATTTCTGAATGAACTCTTGTTTTTGATAGTTCCAAAATATTTTTGTAAAAGTTAAACATTTCTTCAATTTCTCATCTTTGATCATATAGTGTGTATACATCCTCTAATGAAAGGTCAACATTGGATTCAAAAACAATGACACCAAAAAATTGATTATTTTTATTGAATTCATCAATGTTAAATGTATTTCTTTTTAGATGTTTTTGATAGTTTCCAACACTTTCTTTGCCAGCTATTTCTAAGTCTTTAAATAGATAAAAAAACTTTCCATTTATTTGCTTTTTAGACCCTAGTAATTGCTTATCTTTAATTTTCACAGGAGTCAAGTTTTCATCAAGTTTTTCTTCTCTAATTAATGTTGTATTTCTCTTTAATGGCAAAAGATACTTAACATTTTTATTCTGTTCTAAAAGCTCTGTAATTGCTTTAGTTCTAAAGCCTTTATCAGCAACTAATATTTCGCCAGTGCTAGGCACATTTTCCAAAAAGTCCTCAAAAATAGTCGAATCCAGCATATTTCCTTGGTATGGTCTGTGATAAATTGGCTCTTTGGTATATAAGACACAAGTGTAAAGTAAGGTAAAATCTTTGCTACCTTTAACCTTGCCTTTTCTTGATCATTGAGAAAAAGTTACTTCATCTGAATTATAAGATTTAAGTGTGCCATCAATAATTTGCACTCTACCTTTAAACTCATTTATTCTATCTAACATGAAGTTATGTATATTTGAATATGCTCTACCAGTTTTTTCAAAGAAGTCTGGTAATAATGATTCAGATAAACCAACCTTTTTAAATAATTCAGACATAAATGAAGTTTCATAGTAAAACTTTAAATCACGATTAACGGCTTTTGGATAGGCACATCTAAGAATAGCAATTACATATAATTTGTAAGCTGTTGATGAATCAAAATGTGTTAGTAATTTTTCCAAAATATCATTGCTATTTTTTGTAAAAATTGCTATGTTACCATAGTCTTTTATATCTGTTTTTTCTTGATTTTTCTTAGATCTTGTACCTACTGGGATAGGTGTTTCAAAAGGAACAAATTTGTAATCTACTATTTCGCCAACAATTGCCAAATCTTTTGGAATTGCTTTTCCATTCACATATTTGCTGGTTCTTTTTACAACTTTAAATTTTCCAAAGTAATTCTTTACAACTGTGTTTTTAGGTCTTTCAACTTGTCTTATTTCAACTGGAATTGCCATTTTCAAATTCTCCTAAATATATAGCATTATAACTATATTATAACACAAAATTTAAATAGAGAAATAAATAAAATTAATTTTTTTATGATGACATTAGCAGCATTTTTTAAGTCTTTGTCAGAAAAATAAATAAAAAAATGTCTACATTGTTCAAAATGCGACATTTTGTATAGTATTATGGGGTATAACTTTTATATTTCATTGTTATTATGATATTTCCTTAAGGTAAATTGAAGATTTAGCAATTATATTAGAAATTCTAAATTTAGTATGCTGTTAGTTTCTAAAAAGCATAAAAAAATAAAAGCCCTGCCTTTATTTTATTTAGTTAAAAAAGTTTCTAGAATTTTGATAAATTCTGGCCAGTTTTCCTCAAACATCATATGGCCAGTTTTAGGAATAAAAGTAGTCTCTATGCCTTTAACATGCTCTTTAAAGTATTCTAAGCACTCTTCTCTTCTTATAACACCATCTTTTTCGCCTAAAATCAAAATAGTTGGTACAGTTATTGCATTTAAGCCTTCTTCAATTTTGTTATGTAATTCCAAAACCGGAAGAGATTCACCAAGCTTAACTATAGTTTCATTGTTATAGTCATTTGGATTAAAATTTTTCCTTGCATTTTCCATTCACAACTTGTTAG
Proteins encoded in this window:
- the argS gene encoding arginine--tRNA ligase, with amino-acid sequence MNKLDLKEKLENKLREIASDLGIQRNVFLTESKKHGDLSTNMALGNSNLNPMELARKIISMIDAGEFGIKNMTVANPGFINFSIGDDYLVSGVNQILHLGSNYGKGNKLGKVNVEFISANPTGFLHVGHARNAAVGSTIANILEFAGYSVNREYYINDAGNQINVLANSLWARYKQIFYPDFQMPEESYKGEDIIWGAQKFYEKYKDKYKDCELDTELIKLVKEEAISIFMAKIQEDLANFGVKFDTYFSEKSLYENDGAKIKETIKNLKNAYESDGALWLKTTIHGDDKDRVLVKSDGSYTYFLPDIVYHQDKYRRMGKDATIINVWGADHSGYVKRMQCAVRDLGLNDNNLVVLCMQLVRLIKNGEEFKMSKRKGTSFFLSEFVKMVGKDSARFLLLDRTLNSKLDFDIDLATSQSNDNPAILVQYANARCHSLIKKASVDTSNLSAISYDKQSDNNLITKLLEFPLVIEKSADKYATHLLTQYLVKLAKEFNSWYTNSPKLIGSDNEQSQIALVKAVSITIENGLKLLEVSAPTSM
- a CDS encoding transposase, which encodes MAIPVEIRQVERPKNTVVKNYFGKFKVVKRTSKYVNGKAIPKDLAIVGEIVDYKFVPFETPIPVGTRSKKNQEKTDIKDYGNIAIFTKNSNDILEKLLTHFDSSTAYKLYVIAILRCAYPKAVNRDLKFYYETSFMSELFKKVGLSESLLPDFFEKTGRAYSNIHNFMLDRINEFKGRVQIIDGTLKSYNSDEVTFSQWSRKGKVKGSKDFTLLYTCVLYTKEPIYHRPYQGNMLDSTIFEDFLENVPSTGEILVADKGFRTKAITELLEQNKNVKYLLPLKRNTTLIREEKLDENLTPVKIKDKQLLGSKKQINGKFFYLFKDLEIAGKESVGNYQKHLKRNTFNIDEFNKNNQFFGVIVFESNVDLSLEDVYTLYDQRWEIEEMFNFYKNILELSKTRVHSEMKVYTTEFINYLSLIIATKVKNNFIRLNLHQNYSFRQIIEYLRSYKVEVINNTEWKKRKVLKYVQDLAELLEI
- a CDS encoding AEC family transporter; translated protein: MDNFIKVITTQGMWGAVISTIVFVAIGFAATRAKIVTKEMNGRLSKMVLNFFLPFMVFTAFMQGASKEDAAAVGIVLGSSLVFYILFTLLSYLLVKLAPKFVSSRINRKAEEVYAWNNANATDDSKNNLADIKAELIDDYMMKLMTSQFMLIYGSLQFFALPLVHSLSDGVIFPVFTKALLQVWCVPYLIGAFGHVPMFFSEQKNTKKTVGKAFKILALNPIIIALFISLLLWALQFIPGLDTKFVGVYKVSTDGTGMTFWGAFPTALPALYKTMQIGTGLVSPISWLVIGGSLATGSIRKAIKDKDVLITSARRMITVPLVVLLVSYGVFAGFVYGKALTPEVAAGIGTLIVLLAATPPAGVILIYSAANDNKYTVYIAQVSSLTTLLALIFLPLWLIISYSTFGPVLSSIVA
- a CDS encoding glycosyltransferase produces the protein MKKKQSVFIFVLIIWLILSSAIIVPLIFKFINLFSAENTYPLAVKIIIVIMLSVNALIFCFFWLKSTKNMVFSLVFLFGRKKLAQKFEPIINSELTDEFKNKKVVLLYCTCDDFHEESLSKSMMQHWNNYETVILDDSKSNKYIEKVNEFANKHNLKVVRRENKEGFKAGNLNNFLKHNDDFDYFVVLDSDEVIPADFISQSLKYFQFDEKIGALQAYHLNKKGKNLFQYLMSISANTQSLDHHYMRQLYGENSLLGHGMIIRKDVYRETNGFPQILVEDTSMSAEIKSIGYDIVYAPNIVCYEDFPNDYIALKKRQCRWTAGNVQYIKKYAKKNRKSKYRWFERIDLILNHYSLPLIPVFALLFLINFLIIGFLGFTVSTKELTFAIIWMVFLLGSLLLSAINLAKSKNILLALPVFILTTIVYTAMNTSFVLSVFNGLLNKKIKFIVTPKESVKIPFKYIIIHSIVPFLFGAATLVLTYFSWGTVVPTLIVSIPCLLFPFAMTFSNISMTKRVANKSKRQI